Proteins encoded in a region of the Phocoena phocoena chromosome X, mPhoPho1.1, whole genome shotgun sequence genome:
- the HSFX2 gene encoding heat shock transcription factor, X-linked: MTGVKQEADVLTGLPFMMVLPAALHCPVYVAEGHAALRMAADEKGPAALRMAADEKGPAAGRAPGFGEAPLPPDTAAPALGSGSCTPQSLALDQPVPAGHPDLRLLPGEAAFQDLTEEPFLKGPRTACEAVWEGSLLFHPFPRKLWTIVHSSRFASIWWNEDGTCIGINRPLFQKEVLDRDGLDKVFKTECMKSFIRQLNRYGFRKVHQDMHTSLCVTNLSTKERPAHVLSELHFYHSPLFQRDCPHLLVRMKPRVRTKPASGPVDGEPAAPGHLPAPSAAEPQDGLPPYPEHIQGTPSHPQVDHASDLARTGSVAPAPPWTAAEPPAPDPNAQVLVPLVPVLAEVAQPAEVPWLCCSWPPAQMSPPWPVPGLAAAPPEVLSLPPAQLPGAALLPLAHPGFPRWPPGLPPP; this comes from the exons ATGACGGGCGTGAAGCAGGAGGCTGACGTGCTGACGGGCCTGCCCTTTATGAT GGTGCTGCCGGCCGCGCTGCACTGTCCCGTTTACGTGGCGGAGGGACACGCCGCGCTCCGCATGGCTGCGGACGAGAAGGGCCCCGCCGCGCTCCGCATGGCTGCGGACGAGAAGGGCCCCGCCGCGGGCAGGGCGCCCGGCTTCGGCGAGGCGCCTCTTCCTCCCGACACAGCGGCTCCGGCCCTCGGCTCAGGGAGCTGCACCCCCCAGTCCCTCGCCCTGGACCAGCCCGTGCCCGCGGGACACCCCGACCTCAGGCTGCTGCCTGGAGAAGCCGCTTTCCAGGATTTGACGGAAGAGCCTTTCTTGAAAGGGCCCCGCACCGCCTGCGAGGCCGTGTGGGAAGGCAGCCTGCTCTTCCACCCCTTTCCCAGGAAGCTGTGGACGATCGTCCACAGCAGTCGCTTTGCGTCCATTTGGTGGAATGAAGACGGGACTTGCATAGGCATCAACAGGCCGCTGTTTCAAAAGGAGGTTTTGGACAGGGACGGCCTAGACAAGGTGTTCAAGACAGAATGTATGAAGAGCTTCATCCGCCAGCTTAACCGCTACGGATTCCGCAAAGTGCACCAGGACATGCACACGTCCCTCTGCGTGACCAACCTGTCCACGAAGGAGCGGCCTGCCCACGTCCTGAGCGAG TTACACTTCTACCACAGTCCCCTGTTTCAGAGAGACTGCCCGCACCTCCTGGTGAGGATGAAGCCGAGAGTGCGCACTAAACCAGCATCCGGGCCGGTGGACGGCGAGCCGGCAGCCCCGGGGCACCTCCCGGCGCCCAGCGCCGCGGAGCCGCAGGACGGCCTCCCACCGTATCCTGAGCACATCCAGGGGACCCCGAGCCACCCGCAAGTCGACCATGCCTCCGACCTGGCCAGGACTGGCTCTGTCGCTCCGGCCCCTCCTTGGACAGCAGCCGAGCCCCCTGCGCCGGATCCCAACGCGCAAGTTCTGGTCCCTCTAGTCCCTGTCCTGGCAGAGGTGGCCCAGCCAGCCGAGGtcccctggctctgctgctcctGGCCTCCCGCCCAGATGAGTCCTCCCTGGCCTGTGCCGGGCCTGGCCGCCGCACCCCCCGAAGTCCTCAGCCTGCCCCCCGCGCAGCTCCCGGGGGCCGCGCTGCTGCCTCTTGCGCATCCTGGATTCCCGAGGTGGCCGCCAGGCCTGCCGCCTCCCTGA